CCCGCGAGGCCGGGGTGCGCCAGCTCGAGAAACAACTGCACCGCATCGTGCGCAAGGCGGCGGTCAAGCTGCTGGAAAACGATCAGCAGAGCGTCAAGGTGTCGGTCAACAACCTCGAGGAGTACCTGGGTGCGCCGATCTTCCGCAAGGAGCAGGTGCTCAAGGGCGTGGGCGTGGTCACCGGGCTGGCGTGGACGGCGATGGGCGGCGCCACGCTGCCCATCGAGGCGAGCAAGGTGCATGCGCTGACCCGCGGCATCAAGCTCACCGGCAAGCTCGGCGAGGTGATGCAGGAGTCGGCGAACATCGCCTACAGCTATGCGCTGGGTCATCTGGGTGACTACGGCGCCGACCCGGACTTCTTCAACGAGGCGTTCATCCACCTGCACGTGCCCGAGGGCGCCACGCCCAAGGATGGCCCGTCGGCGGGAGTGACCATGACCACCGCACTATTGTCGCTGGCCAGAAACGAGAGCGTCGACCGGGCGCTGGCGATGACCGGCGAGCTAACGCTGACCGGCCAGGTACTGCCGGTGGGCGGCATCCGCGAGAAGATCATCGCCGCCCGGCGCAGCGACATCTTCGAGGCGATCCTGCCCGAGGCCAACCGCCGCGACTACGATGAGCTGCCCGACTTTCTCAAGGCGGGCATGACGGTACATTTTGCCAGGCACTACAAGGATGTCGCGAAGGCGGTTTTCGCCTGACGCTCCGAGCTAGAATCCTAGAATTCTAGAATCCGTAGGCTGCAATCGGTAATGCGCGGAAAGCGATGGATGGCTGATAGGATGGATGGCTGATAGAAAGCGTGGAGCAACCGGCCGAGCGGCCCGAAGGCCGCTCGGAACGGGTTGGTTTACTGGCTGCTGCCGCCGTTCATGCCGCCGCCGTTCATGCTGTCGTCGGTCATGCCGCCGCCGTTCATGCTGTCGCCGTTCATGCCGCCGCCGTTCATGCTGTCGCCGTTCATGCTGTCGCCGTTCATGCCGGTTCCGCTATCGCTGCCCGTACTGTTGGAGCCTGAGCCCGAAGTTCCGGTGCCCATATCATCGGGGCATTGGCCGTTACTGTCCTTCATAGCGTCTGAGCATTCCTGTGACATGCCGCCGCTACCCGACTGGCTCATGCCCTCTGTGGAGGTGCCGGTGGGTTCATTGGCGAGTGCGCTCCCTGCGGTCAGCAGTCCCGTCAGCAATAAAGACGCTGCAAAGGCGTGCAGTTTGGTCGCTTTCTTGGTTGCAGATTCCATGAACAACTCCTTGATCCGTAGAAATCTTGCCAGGTAGGGCAAGTCTTCGGGCGCGGATGGCCCTTCGACTGACGCTATTTCCCGTCGCGTCATTTTTCACCATAGTTCCACCCCTCGCCGTGCGCCATGAAAATCTGCGATGTCCCGGCCCGCTGGTTTCGGCTGGGGAGACATGACAGAATCGACAGCCCACCTGGAAACAACTGCAGACCATCCGGCCCCACCCTGTCGGGGCTCGACGGGCCGCTGTCAGCGATTGACCGGCTACGGTAGAAGATGGCTAGCCAAGACGAGGATCGCATGCCCGAGTATCGCTCACGCACCACCACCGCCGGCCGCAACATGGCCGGCGCCCGCGCCCTGTGGCGCGCCACCGGGATGAACGACGAGGACTTCCACAAGCCGATCGTCGCCGTCGCCAACTCCTTCACCCAGTTCGTGCCCGGCCACGTCCATCTCAAGGACATGGGCCAACTGGTGGCCCGGGAGATCGAGAAGGCCGGCGGGGTGGCCAAGGAATTCAACACCATCGCCGTCGACGACGGCATCGCCATGGGCCACGACGGCATGCTCTATTCGCTGCCGAGCCGCGACATCATCGCCGACAGCGTCGAGTACATGGTCAATGCCCACTGTGCCGATGCGCTGGTGTGCATCTCCAACTGCGACAAGATCACCCCGGGGATGCTGATGGCGGCGATGCGCCTCAACGTGCCGACGATCTTCGTCTCCGGCGGGCCGATGGAGGCGGGTAAGACGAAACTGCTCGATCACGGCCTGGACCTGGTCGATGCGATGGTGATGGCGGCCGACGACAGCGTCGACGACGCCACGCTCGACGAGGTCGAGCGCAGCGCCTGCCCGACCTGCGGCAGCTGCTCGGGGATGTTCACCGCCAACTCGATGAACTGCCTGACCGAGGCGCTGGGCCTGGCGCTGCCCGGCAACGGCACTATGCTGGCGACCCACAGCGACCGCCGGCGGCTGTTCGAGACCGCCGGCGAGCGCATCGTCGAGCTGGCCAAGCGCTATTACGAGAATGACGAGGCGCACCTGCTGCCGCGCGCCATCGGTTCCAGGGACGCCTTCAAGAACGCCATGACGCTCGACATCGCCATGGGCGGCTCGACCAACACCATCCTGCACTTGCTGGCGGCGGCCCAGGAGGCCGAGGTCGACTTCACCCTGGCCGACATCGACCGGCTTTCCCGCGAGGTGCCGCAGTTGTGCAAGCTGGCGCCCAACACCCAGCAGTACCACATCGAGGATTGCCATCGTGCCGGCGGCATCATGGGGATTCTCGGCGAGCTCGACCGCGCCGGGGTGCTCAACACCGCGGTGCCCACGGTCTACGGCGACAGCCTGGCCGAGGCGCTGGACAGCTGGGACATCATGCGCAACCCGACGCCCGCGGTAGTCGAGTTCTTCAAGGCCGGCCCCGGCGGCGTGCGCACCCAGCAGGCCTTCTCGCAGTCGGCGCGCTGGCCGAGCCTCGACGGCAACCGGGCCAGCGGCTGCATTCGCGATCTCGCCCATGCCTTCTCCCGCGAAGGCGGGCTGGCGGTGCTCTACGGCAACATCGCCGAAAACGGCTGCGTGGTGAAGACCGCCGGTGTCGACGACTCGATTCTGGTATTCGAGGGTCCGGCGCACGTAGTCGAGTCCCAGGATCAGGCGGTCGAGCATGTGCTCGAAGGCAAGGTCAAGGCGGGTGAGGTGGTAATCATCCGCTACGAAGGCCCGAAGGGCGGGCCGGGCATGCAGGAGATGCTCTATCCGACCTCGTATCTCAAGTCCAAGGGGCTGGGCAAGGTCTGCGCGCTGCTGACCGACGGACGCTTCTCGGGCGGCACCTCGGGGCTGTCGATCGGCCATGTCTCGCCCGAGGCGGCGGCGGGCGGGGCGATCGGCCTGGTCGAAAGTGGCGACGTGATTCGCATCGACATTCCCCAGCGGACCATCGACGTGCAGCTGCCTGCCGGGGAGCTGGCGCGACGCCGCGAGGCGATGGAGGCGCGCGGCAACGAAGCCTGGAAACCGGTCATCCAGCGCGTGCGCAAGGTATCCGCGGCACTCAAGGCCTACGCCTTGCTTGCGACTTCGGCCGACCGCGGCGCAGTGCGCGATCTCTCCAAGCTCGACTGAGTGGCCGCTGCGTGATTTAT
The genomic region above belongs to Halomonas zincidurans B6 and contains:
- the ilvD gene encoding dihydroxy-acid dehydratase, producing MPEYRSRTTTAGRNMAGARALWRATGMNDEDFHKPIVAVANSFTQFVPGHVHLKDMGQLVAREIEKAGGVAKEFNTIAVDDGIAMGHDGMLYSLPSRDIIADSVEYMVNAHCADALVCISNCDKITPGMLMAAMRLNVPTIFVSGGPMEAGKTKLLDHGLDLVDAMVMAADDSVDDATLDEVERSACPTCGSCSGMFTANSMNCLTEALGLALPGNGTMLATHSDRRRLFETAGERIVELAKRYYENDEAHLLPRAIGSRDAFKNAMTLDIAMGGSTNTILHLLAAAQEAEVDFTLADIDRLSREVPQLCKLAPNTQQYHIEDCHRAGGIMGILGELDRAGVLNTAVPTVYGDSLAEALDSWDIMRNPTPAVVEFFKAGPGGVRTQQAFSQSARWPSLDGNRASGCIRDLAHAFSREGGLAVLYGNIAENGCVVKTAGVDDSILVFEGPAHVVESQDQAVEHVLEGKVKAGEVVIIRYEGPKGGPGMQEMLYPTSYLKSKGLGKVCALLTDGRFSGGTSGLSIGHVSPEAAAGGAIGLVESGDVIRIDIPQRTIDVQLPAGELARRREAMEARGNEAWKPVIQRVRKVSAALKAYALLATSADRGAVRDLSKLD